The following nucleotide sequence is from Parambassis ranga chromosome 21, fParRan2.1, whole genome shotgun sequence.
tctctggcTTCCAGGACCATCTTCATATATTTGTCCAGTGGATTTTCACCTTTagactcctcctcttcatcatctgcctcttgcttcttttcttcatctcctcctggttcttttttcttgtcttgttCCACTTGCTCCCTCTCTTCCAAAAGCTAATTTGAGATTGTATAACAGGTTTTGTTTTCTCATAAATCTGTAAAGCTCAGACAGAGGGTTTACAGGTGAAGTTGATAGAAGATAATCATTACCATCTCCTGCTCCAGACGTTTAAGTTCTTGCAGCTCTCTCTCCCTGGCTTCCTCTTGCTCCTTTTGCCTTCgttcttctcttccttttcgCTCTCGTTCCCATGTTTGTTCCTCATCTTCCACCTCTTCTTCTACTCCGACTGATTCCCCTATGGTTTGTGGTACTTCTGCTAAACATGTGGATGCACATTAGTCAGATAATTTGTTTTGATCTAAAACGCAGTTTCCTCCAAAATGTCTGAATAAACACTTAATCTGACAGATTCATGGTGTACAGTAAAAGATAGTGATTTTGGGGTCACCCGCGATTATGGGTCATTAACAGGAGGAATAACGACTCACCCGCTTCGCCTTGTATCAGGTCTTCTGGGAGGTCCCGTGGGTGGGAGGCAGTGGGGCCGTCAGGGGCCTCctcagagagagggacagcagtGTCCAGGAGAAGCTCTGGAATGTGGCCAGGCTCTGGAGGGAGACATGCACAAAGAGATCTTTTATGCTCCACCATAATGCGACAGGGCCAGAGGACCAGCGCAGAATACATAATcagctgtccttcatcttcACCATTGTGCAAGTCCGCTGAAAGGACACTTTGGAGGCCAGTCACATACTCATTAAAAAACAGCCATTCCGAAATCCCAAACCTCCACCCCGGATACATTTCGTTACTggaattttatttaaattaatgatAAAGCTATGAATAATTAATCATTCTGTGGACAGATGGAACATTATGCAAATGTATAACACTTTTCAGCACTTCCTGCAACACTCACATCATGCATTCATGGAAAAGAACCACCTAATGTatgagttttttgttgttgttttgttttaggaAGAGCAGGAAACCCTTCCAGCACTGATTGTTAAGGAAGTTGTGCTTTTCAGATGGATTCCCAAGGGACATGTCAATCCCTGCCTGCTTTGTATCTTACAGTTTTGTAGCATCCAATTTGAGTTGAAGCACCTAATGTGGCAACAGAAAGGTTTGCTTATCTAGATCTCTTGTAAACAAACAGTGAGTTAAACGTGgctgtgttgtatttatttgGTAGGAAAAAGCAACAAACACTGACAATATACCTGTGAGATCTGCCAGGCTTATCTTCTCAGGTTGTGGGGAACACTCTGAGCTAgaggagagaggctgcaccTTTGGTGGACTAAAAGAAGGCAATGAAGGATAAACATGAGCTCATTAGTATTCGCCATCTCTATGTACAGTGTATAGAAATGTCACATTGTCCTTGCCAAAGCTTTTGCCAGATGGTACCTTGACTGGTCTCGTGCTGTGCTTTTTAGCTGAGGGCTGTCAGGTGGGCTGAAGTCAGTGGAAAAGTCACCTGAGGTGGCCACTTCATTGTGGGGGGGACGAGGGAGCTGTCTGTTAGGCGGCAGCTGGGAAACCACTACTGGAGACACAACTACTGGTTCTAACAGGAGCAAATATTAGAAAACATCACCAGGAGAGAAAGATCATTATTCAAAGACCGACAAGTAAAGATCTAATCAGACTGATCTGAGTGTTCGATTTTTACATTGTGGAACATGGATAGGTACCTTCTGCAATCTCTCTTTGAAGCTTATTCCTGGAGGGGGAATGTGGTGTGAAGGACAGATGTCTGAAGGGAGCAGAGTCTTCATCCTGAGGTTGTTCATCTCTTAGGTAcaaatgttcagtcagtgaaCGGTTAGTAAAGACTGTTGCCTGGGGCTGGTCTTCCACAAAGGTTACTCTTGGCCCTGCAGGTGGTACGGTGCTTCTAGTGACGCATGACGTGGAGGATTTGACATTTTGAGGAGAGAGGGGTTCATGTACAATCTTTGATTTGTAgattgtgtgtatatgtgaatGGAATGAGTCTTGTTTTCTAAGAGGAGAGTCAGGGTGATGGGAAGGATGTGTCTGCTGTGGGGATAGAGGTCTTTGGGGAAGCATGTGTGAGATGGTGGAGTGCACCGCCCTCTGCTGGTAGTTCCTGTAGGCTTCCTCTAAGGTCTCGGcctctttctgcagctcttGAATCCGAGCCTTGGCTTTGATCACCATCTCCATGTCGGAATCCGGAGTGTCACTCCAAGGCAACTTGTGTCCTCCCCTACCTGCTTCACAAACATCATCATAACCCACCCTAGCTTTCAGCAGAGCTGTGTCCACATAGATGTCAGGCGGGACCAGCTTGTTGGCACTGAGCTCCAGTACAGAGCGATCCACAAGAGAGGGCTTGGGGTTACGCAGTACTTCGTTTTCAAGAGCTGACATCATCGCATGAATTACACaagagaaaggggggaaaggaaaaggaaagaagaggagactTGAGCACTAATACGGAAGACCAACCACCATAATAGATCTACAAGGTTTAAAATTTTTAAGAAATATTTACATGCAGCTACATCAGTTGCTACTACTGTTACCAGGCTTTATTCGcttacaacaacacaacaagaaaaaagtCTGCAATTTAAAATTAGTAACAATTAAAAGTTAACTACACAAGTTATCAGTTACTGAGATAATTTGGAGTAAGCAGCCATACTACACCATGATGGACAGGCATGTTACCTTGCTGAGTTTGGCAAAGCTGCATCTTAATGTCCTCCACATAGTTAGTCATCCACTGTGACTTCTCTTCACTTTCTATCAGCTGAGCCTTGAGCTGAGCACATCGCTCCATCTGCAGAATACAGATGAGAGGATATTAACTAAGAGGTCTGACATAATAGAAGCCCAAAATTCTCCACACATGCAAGGAATTCTGagtaaaagaaaacatgcatgaacaaaaaaaaaaatcacatagtTTCCCGCAGTCATTAAAGGGCTGCGATGTGCCTGACCTCATTCTGGAGCTGGgcctgcagcacctgtttctgGTTGTCAAACTCTTCCTCATCCAGCTTGCGAGCGCTCTGCAGTCTCTGAAGATCCATCTGCAAGGCCAGTTGCTCTTTGGATGGTTTAGCCATATCTGAGGGAGAGAACATCAACTAACTGTACAGCTTATTTCCCCACTGGATATTCTGTCATTGTGAGAAATGACAGGCTTTTCTGTATGGAAACAAGAAGCATGCTAGCCTATGGGGTTTATTATGATGTTGCTGCCTTTTGTTTAGTggctccctcctcccatccacTCCACTTCTCATACCCCCTTCTCTCTGTGGTTGTCTGTAAAGCTACAAAAAAGGCTCAGAGGCCCCACATTGGCAGGCAAGACACACTGAAAAAGACTCAGGCAGAAACAGTGGGACTGACTAGCATGAATGCTTCACAGTAGACAGAAACTCACACAGAGCGTGAGCACTGAGGGAAATGGAAGTGTCTCAGTTATTTTAAAcgtttaaaaacacacacgctAGATTTCTAGACCACAAATTAATCAGATGTCATTATTACCGTAAGAGAGAGGGAAccctgtttctgttgtttgcaGAAACTGGACTGTGGGAAAATGCAGCAATTCCTGGGAGATACTTGAGAAAAGCAGCCATTCCTTACCTACACGGAGAAGTCTGTTGTCCTCCTGGGCTTCCTCCAGCTgtttcttcagcagctggagttgcccctgcagctctgctttctctcttttcAAGCTGGGGTAGTCAGTCATGTTCTCCAGTCTTTCCCGTAACAGCTCCTTTTGTTGAATCAGCAGAGaaatctgctgctgtgctgtttccAGCTCAACCTGAAAAAATAGCACAATAGAAGCAAAGAGATGTAAAGAACTAAATCTAAACAAAGTAAAGGACTTGAGATCATGACATTTACCTGCAGCCGTTTAAGCTCTGAACATGCTCTGCTGTGCTCTTCCAATCTGCCATCAATTATAGCAGTCTCCTTTTGTATGCGAGCAGTCTCCACTAAAAATTAAATGATGTGAACACGATGGGAACAAAGCAGCAAATCAATCGTTAATTTGCATTCATCTGAAAGACTTACCTTTGTTTCTGTTCTCACTGTCTCTAAGTTTTTCCGTTCTCGCAACAAATTCC
It contains:
- the ofd1 gene encoding centriole and centriolar satellite protein ofd1 isoform X2; its protein translation is MSSSKEDALSPDELRKRLYQTFKSKGVLDTLKAQMRNQLIQELKHPPLTGQEPVPRPVPVRSEPLLASACNSIVADHLRVSGYEYTLSVFYPESGLSKDKVVSKEDLLQLLKINPNSTLYTSLSSSKENKDKGFLIGLLTQLTHAYTHGCDADTQTSLSSHGESLVEKMKMIDKEYEGFSYSGGKMFSFQSKLDAYRKEIEAQMEAEIKTKMQHFKDVEIANVRMEEKSKFNKEFDKLKQELERTYEMKAKALMDREKNAIDRLQKQQEIEEKNVYMQRQSVLKEIETLRNRENELRLRMEAFEKTCQIHEDKVKTTEELLRRRELAVKTMEDTHDQRLRNELSRYQLELKEEFVARTEKLRDSENRNKVETARIQKETAIIDGRLEEHSRACSELKRLQVELETAQQQISLLIQQKELLRERLENMTDYPSLKREKAELQGQLQLLKKQLEEAQEDNRLLRVDMAKPSKEQLALQMDLQRLQSARKLDEEEFDNQKQVLQAQLQNEMERCAQLKAQLIESEEKSQWMTNYVEDIKMQLCQTQQALENEVLRNPKPSLVDRSVLELSANKLVPPDIYVDTALLKARVGYDDVCEAGRGGHKLPWSDTPDSDMEMVIKAKARIQELQKEAETLEEAYRNYQQRAVHSTISHMLPQRPLSPQQTHPSHHPDSPLRKQDSFHSHIHTIYKSKIVHEPLSPQNVKSSTSCVTRSTVPPAGPRVTFVEDQPQATVFTNRSLTEHLYLRDEQPQDEDSAPFRHLSFTPHSPSRNKLQREIAEEPVVVSPVVVSQLPPNRQLPRPPHNEVATSGDFSTDFSPPDSPQLKSTARDQSSPPKVQPLSSSSECSPQPEKISLADLTEPGHIPELLLDTAVPLSEEAPDGPTASHPRDLPEDLIQGEAEVPQTIGESVGVEEEVEDEEQTWERERKGREERRQKEQEEARERELQELKRLEQEMLLEEREQVEQDKKKEPGGDEEKKQEADDEEEESKGENPLDKYMKMVLEAREKQQTQSLVREEAGHTSPEAKSSSEEKEHSIAAYSNKDEDDDFW
- the ofd1 gene encoding centriole and centriolar satellite protein ofd1 isoform X3, with the protein product MSSSKEDALSPDELRKRLYQTFKSKGVLDTLKAQMRNQLIQELKHPPLTGQEPVPRPVPVRSEPLLASACNSIVADHLRVSGYEYTLSVFYPESGLSKDKVVSKEDLLQLLKINPNSTLYTSLSSKENKDKGFLIGLLTQLTHAYTHGCDADTQTSLSSHGESLVEKMKMIDKEYEGFSYSGGKMFSFQSKLDAYRKEIEAQMEAEIKTKMQHFKDVEIANVRMEEKSKFNKEFDKLKQELERTYEMKAKALMDREKNAIDRLQKQQEIEEKNVYMQRQSVLKEIETLRNRENELRLRMEAFEKTCQIHEDKVKTTEELLRRRELAVKTMEDTHDQRLRNELSRYQLELKEEFVARTEKLRDSENRNKVETARIQKETAIIDGRLEEHSRACSELKRLQVELETAQQQISLLIQQKELLRERLENMTDYPSLKREKAELQGQLQLLKKQLEEAQEDNRLLRVDMAKPSKEQLALQMDLQRLQSARKLDEEEFDNQKQVLQAQLQNEMERCAQLKAQLIESEEKSQWMTNYVEDIKMQLCQTQQALENEVLRNPKPSLVDRSVLELSANKLVPPDIYVDTALLKARVGYDDVCEAGRGGHKLPWSDTPDSDMEMVIKAKARIQELQKEAETLEEAYRNYQQRAVHSTISHMLPQRPLSPQQTHPSHHPDSPLRKQDSFHSHIHTIYKSKIVHEPLSPQNVKSSTSCVTRSTVPPAGPRVTFVEDQPQATVFTNRSLTEHLYLRDEQPQDEDSAPFRHLSFTPHSPSRNKLQREIAEEPVVVSPVVVSQLPPNRQLPRPPHNEVATSGDFSTDFSPPDSPQLKSTARDQSSPPKVQPLSSSSECSPQPEKISLADLTEPGHIPELLLDTAVPLSEEAPDGPTASHPRDLPEDLIQGEAAEVPQTIGESVGVEEEVEDEEQTWERERKGREERRQKEQEEARERELQELKRLEQEMLLEEREQVEQDKKKEPGGDEEKKQEADDEEEESKGENPLDKYMKMVLEAREKQQTQSLVREEAGHTSPEAKSSSEEKEHSIAAYSNKDEDDDFW
- the ofd1 gene encoding centriole and centriolar satellite protein ofd1 isoform X1 translates to MSSSKEDALSPDELRKRLYQTFKSKGVLDTLKAQMRNQLIQELKHPPLTGQEPVPRPVPVRSEPLLASACNSIVADHLRVSGYEYTLSVFYPESGLSKDKVVSKEDLLQLLKINPNSTLYTSLSSSKENKDKGFLIGLLTQLTHAYTHGCDADTQTSLSSHGESLVEKMKMIDKEYEGFSYSGGKMFSFQSKLDAYRKEIEAQMEAEIKTKMQHFKDVEIANVRMEEKSKFNKEFDKLKQELERTYEMKAKALMDREKNAIDRLQKQQEIEEKNVYMQRQSVLKEIETLRNRENELRLRMEAFEKTCQIHEDKVKTTEELLRRRELAVKTMEDTHDQRLRNELSRYQLELKEEFVARTEKLRDSENRNKVETARIQKETAIIDGRLEEHSRACSELKRLQVELETAQQQISLLIQQKELLRERLENMTDYPSLKREKAELQGQLQLLKKQLEEAQEDNRLLRVDMAKPSKEQLALQMDLQRLQSARKLDEEEFDNQKQVLQAQLQNEMERCAQLKAQLIESEEKSQWMTNYVEDIKMQLCQTQQALENEVLRNPKPSLVDRSVLELSANKLVPPDIYVDTALLKARVGYDDVCEAGRGGHKLPWSDTPDSDMEMVIKAKARIQELQKEAETLEEAYRNYQQRAVHSTISHMLPQRPLSPQQTHPSHHPDSPLRKQDSFHSHIHTIYKSKIVHEPLSPQNVKSSTSCVTRSTVPPAGPRVTFVEDQPQATVFTNRSLTEHLYLRDEQPQDEDSAPFRHLSFTPHSPSRNKLQREIAEEPVVVSPVVVSQLPPNRQLPRPPHNEVATSGDFSTDFSPPDSPQLKSTARDQSSPPKVQPLSSSSECSPQPEKISLADLTEPGHIPELLLDTAVPLSEEAPDGPTASHPRDLPEDLIQGEAAEVPQTIGESVGVEEEVEDEEQTWERERKGREERRQKEQEEARERELQELKRLEQEMLLEEREQVEQDKKKEPGGDEEKKQEADDEEEESKGENPLDKYMKMVLEAREKQQTQSLVREEAGHTSPEAKSSSEEKEHSIAAYSNKDEDDDFW